The Roseimicrobium gellanilyticum genome contains a region encoding:
- a CDS encoding LamG-like jellyroll fold domain-containing protein, with protein MTFQAFLRRIRQPLAIGAFCMAPVFLGAATMKEFKPLHINCGGGNITDKKNGIVWISDKGYIVKGKKYRFNTEPETKNVPGAPPADVYESVRRANVTYRFRKLDDGMYKLRMHFMDGKKVAKRSMDFYVDGAHLVQNLSVREAAGGVNRAYVFEAIVEVKGGKGMEIRGTRGHGDDVFISALEILPAPVGSVATRPADTSPHSPADMAQQLREFAGGHVRLVWSRTEVEEDFYVALNDSQLMGYDTEDGKGERIILQGSGSYAMPTLTPDGKGVVFTDQRQHKCFVIGFDGTGLREIAPGYASDVWQDPATGRTWVYVRTGWRDPKSPMVRYDLKDPSQHEEVWSKSATGQPQISYFQLSGDGRLAADGFPWPQCGVADLKSGDFNITAKGCWPGVAPDDSHRSFVFTGQHTSIQFFDEPGSNARLVNLATVPGWIGRKLYHPRWTNDVHYITATAPQWMPETELYLGRFDSNFTRIDNWFRITYNNTSDFFGDAWFENASMHKPQPGIPQVTPPPAPVVTVAAPAQAQVPGLVFLWENERAKNAILDDQGNIIRRWTAKYEGGTRPNRWFGADLRNGSLVPDEDAASVIAQGIQKSGQFTLSVDVSHFLSAPKEHSIIAFLGSADGKSGLMLEHDEQGFGVRMSIDSSAPTRLSLGQGREGEHHQLVVAYSDGKLVGYDNGVEKASTKVAANVSRWNPGVLLFGRAPGGASPWTGSLENARVYDRGLTLAEVQTKYGQAANLWKSRQQAQRVVVEAELLQASEPDDPVTIAPYMRSLGENVYRVTKVVSGELEAKEIVALQWVILGGKVLPSAEREEGKTYTLVLEPADVHPQLAGEHRSSDIFEPEMPVFYDVGS; from the coding sequence ATGACATTTCAGGCATTTCTTCGGCGGATCCGTCAACCCCTCGCCATCGGCGCATTTTGCATGGCGCCGGTGTTTCTGGGAGCGGCCACGATGAAGGAATTCAAACCACTGCACATCAATTGTGGTGGAGGCAACATCACCGACAAGAAGAACGGCATCGTCTGGATCTCGGACAAGGGCTACATCGTCAAAGGAAAGAAGTACCGCTTCAACACCGAGCCGGAGACAAAGAACGTCCCAGGAGCGCCGCCGGCGGATGTGTATGAGTCCGTGCGCCGCGCGAATGTGACCTACCGCTTCCGCAAGCTGGATGATGGCATGTACAAGCTGCGCATGCACTTCATGGACGGCAAGAAGGTCGCGAAGCGCAGCATGGACTTCTATGTGGATGGCGCGCACCTGGTACAGAATCTCAGTGTGCGTGAAGCAGCAGGCGGCGTGAATCGTGCCTATGTCTTCGAGGCGATCGTGGAGGTGAAGGGCGGCAAGGGAATGGAGATTCGCGGCACCCGAGGCCATGGTGATGATGTCTTCATCAGTGCGCTGGAGATCCTGCCTGCGCCTGTGGGCAGTGTGGCGACGCGACCTGCGGACACCTCGCCTCACTCGCCTGCAGACATGGCACAGCAGCTCCGTGAGTTTGCCGGTGGACACGTGCGTCTCGTATGGTCGCGTACTGAGGTGGAAGAGGACTTCTACGTCGCGCTGAATGACAGCCAGCTCATGGGCTATGACACTGAGGATGGCAAGGGTGAGCGGATCATCCTTCAGGGCTCCGGCAGCTACGCGATGCCCACACTGACTCCGGACGGGAAGGGTGTGGTCTTCACGGATCAGCGGCAGCACAAGTGCTTCGTGATCGGCTTTGATGGGACAGGCCTGCGTGAAATCGCGCCGGGCTATGCCTCCGATGTGTGGCAGGACCCTGCTACGGGACGCACCTGGGTGTACGTGCGCACGGGCTGGCGCGATCCGAAGTCTCCCATGGTGCGCTATGACTTGAAGGACCCCAGCCAGCATGAGGAAGTGTGGTCGAAGTCCGCCACAGGACAGCCGCAGATCTCGTACTTCCAGCTCTCTGGCGATGGCCGCCTGGCGGCGGATGGCTTCCCCTGGCCGCAGTGCGGTGTGGCGGATTTGAAGAGCGGTGACTTCAACATCACTGCGAAGGGCTGCTGGCCGGGCGTGGCACCGGATGACAGTCACCGCTCGTTTGTCTTCACGGGACAGCACACCTCGATTCAGTTTTTTGATGAACCGGGTTCCAATGCCCGCCTGGTGAATCTCGCCACGGTGCCGGGCTGGATTGGCCGCAAGCTCTATCATCCACGCTGGACCAATGATGTGCACTACATCACGGCGACTGCACCGCAGTGGATGCCGGAGACGGAACTGTATCTTGGGAGGTTCGACTCGAATTTTACGCGGATCGACAACTGGTTCCGAATCACTTACAACAACACGTCGGACTTCTTTGGAGATGCCTGGTTTGAAAATGCCAGCATGCACAAGCCGCAGCCGGGCATACCACAGGTGACGCCTCCTCCTGCGCCGGTGGTGACAGTCGCGGCACCCGCACAGGCACAGGTGCCCGGCCTCGTCTTCCTGTGGGAGAACGAGCGTGCGAAGAATGCCATCCTTGATGACCAGGGAAACATCATCCGGCGCTGGACCGCGAAGTATGAAGGCGGGACGCGGCCCAATCGTTGGTTCGGCGCGGATCTGCGCAACGGGTCGCTGGTGCCGGATGAGGATGCCGCAAGTGTGATCGCGCAGGGGATCCAGAAGAGCGGGCAGTTCACCCTGAGTGTGGATGTCTCGCACTTCCTCAGCGCACCGAAAGAGCACTCCATCATCGCGTTCCTTGGATCTGCGGATGGGAAGTCCGGTCTGATGCTTGAGCATGATGAACAGGGCTTTGGCGTCCGCATGAGCATCGACTCCAGCGCGCCGACACGCTTGTCGCTGGGCCAGGGTCGGGAAGGGGAGCATCACCAGTTGGTGGTCGCGTACTCGGATGGGAAGCTCGTTGGTTACGACAATGGTGTGGAGAAGGCTTCCACGAAGGTTGCTGCAAATGTGAGCCGGTGGAATCCGGGCGTGCTGCTCTTCGGCCGCGCGCCTGGAGGCGCATCCCCATGGACGGGCTCACTGGAGAATGCCCGCGTATACGATCGGGGGCTCACGTTGGCGGAGGTGCAAACGAAGTATGGCCAGGCCGCCAACCTCTGGAAGTCGCGCCAGCAGGCGCAACGTGTGGTCGTGGAGGCGGAACTGCTGCAGGCATCTGAACCAGATGATCCGGTGACCATTGCGCCGTACATGCGCAGCCTTGGAGAGAATGTGTATCGTGTGACGAAGGTGGTCTCCGGTGAACTGGAGGCAAAAGAGATCGTGGCCCTGCAGTGGGTCATCCTTGGTGGGAAAGTTCTTCCATCGGCAGAGCGTGAGGAAGGCAAGACCTACACGCTCGTATTAGAACCGGCGGACGTGCATCCACAGCTTGCGGGTGAGCATCGCTCCTCGGACATCTTTGAGCCGGAGATGCCGGTGTTTTATGATGTAGGTAGCTGA
- a CDS encoding GNAT family N-acetyltransferase produces the protein MNTSPRDTLTDGVITLHRYRHEDVEDVFAGASESIAEIHPWMPWCHPGYGIHETQGWVSFAVSQWDAGRQFEFVIRTVAGQQLGSGGINSLHDAHPFANLGYWIRTSQTNKGYATRATRLLAEFAFRDLRLQRVEIVAATGNLPSQRVAEKAGAAWEGILRNRLVIQDTPHDAVMFSFTPSDFEK, from the coding sequence ATGAACACCTCCCCGCGCGACACCCTCACCGACGGAGTCATCACCCTCCACCGCTATCGCCACGAGGACGTGGAGGATGTCTTTGCTGGAGCCTCGGAGTCGATTGCCGAGATCCATCCGTGGATGCCGTGGTGTCACCCGGGATATGGGATTCATGAAACCCAAGGCTGGGTGTCCTTCGCTGTCTCCCAATGGGATGCAGGCAGGCAATTTGAGTTCGTCATCAGAACAGTCGCCGGCCAGCAACTGGGCAGTGGCGGGATTAACAGCCTGCATGATGCCCATCCTTTCGCAAACTTGGGATACTGGATCCGCACCAGCCAGACGAACAAGGGCTATGCCACCCGCGCGACACGCCTGCTTGCCGAGTTCGCCTTTCGTGATCTCAGGCTCCAGCGGGTGGAGATCGTCGCTGCTACCGGAAATCTTCCCAGCCAGCGGGTCGCGGAGAAGGCCGGGGCTGCTTGGGAGGGCATTCTTCGAAATCGCCTCGTCATCCAGGACACACCACACGACGCAGTGATGTTTTCATTCACCCCCTCTGATTTCGAAAAGTGA
- a CDS encoding GDSL-type esterase/lipase family protein: protein MRCLSLSFVSSSCVAALLAVAIESNASAQLPVPIPGKALKEVVKIVPLGLLPASTSTTPGEPAPIEGGFTIMVMPDTQYYSQQYPDTFHKQTQWIADTAAKYNTVFVAHLGDITETAADAEWKVAQAAFARLDGKLPYLPTPGNHDYGGRLQVQTHRSPYTNFFPVAGFQKMATFGGTYDKEPEKSDNQYHRVTVGGRKWMVIALEYAPRTDVLRWAGDVCRANPEHSVIITTHAYLDPRTNRRFPGALAEAKKEKKPDEGVKPAKERPDLNQGEDMWQKLVSKHGNIALVLCGHASYTAHVTSTGEAGNTVHEVVVDYQRDVNGGDGWMRLLQFLPDGKTVRTRDYSPTLNLTCTMSDRCYDMVFELPKAPTGSAVSVLAAAALQVTAAAPAAPASTKEKPKASANPVMDPIKDVPGLPRVLLIGDSISIGYTMPVRKLLEGKANVHRIPTNGGPTKNGIANIDKWLGNGKWDVIHFNWGIHDLKYMPDGKRQVEPEDYEKNLRALVKKMKSKGTKLIWATTTPIPDGELNPPRRFGQVKEYNEIAARVMQDEGVVVDDLNAWITPDLAKLQNPKDVHYNAAGSDRLGEKVAEEITKALPASNRR, encoded by the coding sequence ATGCGTTGTCTGTCCTTGTCGTTTGTTTCCTCCTCTTGTGTTGCTGCTCTGCTGGCAGTGGCGATTGAGTCCAATGCCTCCGCCCAATTGCCGGTGCCCATTCCCGGAAAGGCTCTTAAGGAGGTGGTGAAAATCGTGCCGCTTGGGCTGCTGCCGGCTTCGACCTCCACGACACCTGGCGAGCCGGCGCCTATTGAGGGAGGATTCACCATCATGGTGATGCCGGACACGCAATACTACTCGCAGCAGTATCCGGACACCTTCCACAAGCAGACACAGTGGATCGCGGACACGGCAGCGAAGTACAATACGGTTTTCGTCGCGCACTTGGGGGACATCACCGAGACCGCTGCCGATGCGGAGTGGAAAGTGGCGCAGGCGGCCTTTGCCCGGCTGGATGGGAAGCTGCCGTACCTGCCCACTCCGGGGAATCACGACTACGGCGGTCGTCTCCAGGTGCAGACGCATCGCTCTCCCTATACGAACTTCTTCCCCGTAGCCGGCTTCCAGAAGATGGCGACCTTCGGTGGTACGTATGACAAGGAACCGGAGAAGAGCGACAACCAATACCACCGCGTCACTGTGGGTGGCCGGAAGTGGATGGTGATCGCGCTGGAGTATGCGCCACGCACGGATGTGCTGCGCTGGGCTGGCGACGTGTGCCGGGCGAATCCAGAGCACTCGGTGATCATCACCACGCATGCCTACCTGGATCCCCGCACGAACCGTCGTTTTCCGGGAGCCCTTGCCGAAGCGAAAAAAGAGAAGAAGCCGGATGAGGGGGTGAAGCCGGCCAAAGAACGTCCCGATCTCAATCAAGGCGAGGACATGTGGCAGAAGCTGGTGTCCAAGCATGGCAACATCGCGCTGGTGCTATGTGGTCACGCGTCCTACACGGCACATGTCACCAGCACAGGAGAGGCTGGCAATACGGTTCACGAAGTGGTGGTGGACTACCAGCGGGATGTGAATGGCGGCGACGGCTGGATGCGCTTGCTGCAGTTCCTGCCGGACGGCAAGACGGTTCGTACACGCGACTATTCCCCAACGCTGAACCTCACCTGCACCATGTCGGACCGTTGCTATGACATGGTGTTCGAGTTGCCGAAGGCGCCGACTGGCTCTGCGGTTTCGGTATTGGCGGCAGCAGCCCTCCAGGTCACGGCAGCAGCCCCGGCGGCACCTGCATCGACCAAGGAAAAGCCCAAGGCCAGTGCCAATCCAGTGATGGATCCCATCAAGGATGTGCCAGGGCTGCCTCGAGTGCTGCTCATCGGGGATTCCATCTCCATTGGTTACACCATGCCCGTGAGGAAGTTGCTGGAGGGCAAGGCGAACGTGCATCGCATTCCGACGAATGGCGGTCCGACAAAGAACGGCATTGCCAACATCGACAAGTGGCTGGGCAACGGGAAGTGGGACGTGATCCACTTTAACTGGGGCATTCATGACCTGAAGTACATGCCGGACGGCAAGCGTCAGGTGGAGCCCGAGGACTATGAGAAGAATCTGCGCGCTTTGGTGAAGAAGATGAAGTCCAAAGGCACGAAACTCATCTGGGCCACCACCACGCCGATTCCGGATGGGGAATTGAATCCACCACGCCGCTTTGGCCAGGTGAAGGAGTACAATGAAATCGCTGCGCGTGTGATGCAGGATGAAGGCGTGGTGGTGGATGATCTCAACGCCTGGATCACGCCCGACCTGGCCAAGCTGCAGAATCCGAAGGACGTGCACTACAATGCCGCGGGCTCTGACAGGCTCGGCGAGAAGGTGGCCGAGGAAATCACCAAGGCGCTGCCAGCTTCCAACAGGAGGTAG
- a CDS encoding sulfatase gives MDFCGRMRSLLTLLCSLMASSWVFSAQPPNIVFIMADDLGWRDVGCYGNTFVETPHLDRLAKDGMRFTKALQQTVCSPTRVAVLTGMHPVRTGITDYLGPEAGALFLDPKVDTINERLKAVGYRSGLVGKWHLTGNYEAAKGSPDKHGWDEVIASENNYIGGGSYFHPYKHIAGLPAKLGEGEYLTDRLNAEACDFIARNKEKPFFLYLSHYAVHTRLAAKPDRLAKYQEKLAALSPDEAAKVVTKPALAAMMDSVDEGVGMIRATLTKLGLDKNTLVIFTSDNGGESVRGTKDGKLVPGVTSVAPLRAGKSHLYEGGLRVPLIVSWPGVTPPGSVCDEPVNGLDWYPTLLDVAGVKSKSSQPMDGVDIVALLRNTQEKREGAMYWHYPLAKPHFLGGRSAGAMRDGDWKLIEFFDTGDLELYNLATDEGEQKNLAKVMPEKVAAMHQQMMAWRGSTGAKVPPR, from the coding sequence ATTGACTTCTGCGGCAGGATGCGCTCGCTCCTCACACTTCTTTGTTCGCTGATGGCTTCAAGCTGGGTCTTTTCGGCCCAGCCCCCCAACATCGTCTTCATCATGGCGGACGACCTCGGGTGGCGGGATGTGGGGTGCTATGGGAACACCTTCGTCGAGACGCCGCATCTGGATCGGCTTGCGAAGGATGGCATGCGATTCACCAAGGCGCTGCAGCAGACGGTCTGCTCGCCCACGCGGGTGGCGGTGCTCACGGGGATGCACCCGGTGCGCACGGGCATCACGGACTATCTTGGGCCGGAAGCGGGTGCGCTGTTTTTGGATCCCAAGGTGGATACCATCAATGAGCGGCTGAAGGCAGTGGGATACCGTAGCGGGCTCGTGGGGAAGTGGCACCTCACCGGCAATTACGAAGCGGCGAAGGGTTCGCCGGACAAGCATGGGTGGGACGAAGTCATCGCCTCGGAGAACAACTACATCGGGGGTGGAAGCTACTTCCACCCGTACAAACATATTGCTGGATTGCCAGCGAAGCTCGGAGAAGGGGAGTATCTCACGGATCGACTGAACGCGGAGGCGTGTGACTTCATCGCAAGGAACAAGGAGAAGCCCTTCTTCCTGTACCTTTCGCACTACGCGGTGCACACGCGGCTCGCGGCGAAGCCTGACCGGCTGGCGAAATATCAGGAGAAACTTGCGGCGTTGTCACCGGATGAGGCTGCGAAGGTTGTCACGAAGCCCGCGCTGGCTGCCATGATGGATAGCGTGGATGAAGGCGTGGGGATGATTCGGGCGACATTGACGAAGCTGGGCCTGGACAAGAACACGCTCGTCATTTTCACCAGCGACAACGGAGGGGAATCCGTGCGCGGAACCAAGGACGGCAAGCTTGTGCCCGGGGTCACCAGCGTGGCGCCGCTGCGAGCCGGAAAGTCCCATCTGTATGAGGGAGGCCTGCGTGTGCCGCTCATCGTTTCATGGCCCGGAGTGACGCCACCTGGCTCGGTGTGTGACGAGCCGGTGAATGGATTGGATTGGTATCCTACGCTGCTGGACGTGGCGGGAGTGAAGTCTAAAAGTTCCCAGCCCATGGATGGCGTGGATATTGTGGCTCTTCTCCGGAATACCCAGGAGAAGCGCGAGGGCGCCATGTATTGGCACTACCCGCTTGCGAAGCCACACTTCCTTGGTGGACGCAGCGCCGGAGCGATGCGGGATGGGGATTGGAAGCTGATTGAGTTCTTCGACACCGGTGATCTGGAACTCTACAACCTCGCGACGGATGAAGGGGAACAGAAGAACCTCGCGAAGGTGATGCCAGAGAAGGTCGCGGCCATGCATCAGCAGATGATGGCATGGCGCGGGAGCACGGGGGCGAAGGTGCCCCCGCGCTGA
- a CDS encoding HAD-IB family phosphatase, with protein MKTSDLNPTYLVASDFDQTLSFNDSGLVLSELLGMKDFAQKVAGLSRSHLVQQGAELTYLLRHDPQFREVRREHLIEAGKRVRLKQNVDLFTQTLAAGLPGAQFEFFVISAAPADVVRSALEGLVPPDRIHGTELEYDEKTGEISAVTRVPAGYGKVAVLQELERQMQTPSDRTIYMGDGSSDLYVMQHVNSRDGHTIAVSESISIGRIAKRTILSDSAFSVLVPILEDLLGWNSAQIRDLFTAHGLALQDWDKIRTDWLTLREMPLAAMQQAALAG; from the coding sequence ATGAAAACCTCAGACCTCAACCCCACGTATCTCGTGGCGAGCGACTTTGACCAGACCCTGAGTTTCAATGACTCCGGCCTGGTGCTCAGTGAACTGCTGGGCATGAAGGATTTCGCGCAAAAGGTGGCCGGACTGTCCCGCTCCCATCTCGTACAGCAGGGTGCCGAGCTGACCTACCTGCTCCGCCATGATCCCCAATTCCGTGAGGTGCGACGCGAACACCTCATCGAGGCCGGCAAGCGCGTACGCCTGAAGCAGAACGTGGATCTCTTCACGCAAACTCTCGCAGCCGGACTACCCGGAGCGCAGTTCGAGTTCTTCGTCATCTCTGCCGCACCTGCCGATGTGGTCCGCTCCGCGTTGGAAGGGCTGGTCCCCCCGGACCGCATCCACGGCACCGAGCTCGAATACGACGAGAAGACCGGCGAAATCTCCGCTGTGACCCGCGTGCCTGCCGGATACGGCAAGGTCGCCGTGCTTCAGGAACTCGAGCGCCAGATGCAGACGCCCTCGGACCGCACCATCTACATGGGCGACGGCAGCTCTGACCTGTACGTGATGCAACATGTGAACAGCCGTGACGGCCACACCATTGCGGTATCAGAATCCATCAGCATCGGTCGCATCGCGAAGCGCACCATTCTAAGCGACAGCGCCTTCAGCGTGCTCGTGCCCATCCTGGAAGACCTGCTGGGCTGGAACTCAGCACAGATCCGCGACCTCTTCACCGCCCACGGCCTGGCCCTACAGGACTGGGACAAGATTCGCACAGACTGGCTCACCCTTCGGGAAATGCCCCTCGCGGCCATGCAACAGGCAGCCCTCGCTGGCTGA
- a CDS encoding GntR family transcriptional regulator, with translation MLPLSTPAKYRQVFDTLRQEILTGKYQPGQRLPSEAELVKRFGASRITVGRAVRELQQRRLVDRKAGSGTYVRGESGQGMSFGLLIPDFGRTEIFEPICHGMADAPQASNHVLIWGQGTGMAVAGDMSRQGRALQLCQQYVSRRVAGVFFAPLERLSPDDDTNVRIMAAFDQAGIPVVLIDRDHLPYPQRSRHDLVGIDNRRAGFRITAHLLGLGARRIAFVSYPHSPSTIGERLAGYREALLMRGVLPEPELVRELEGDSVEAATEVAKSLEVDAIVCGNDRTAGRLMQGLAACGRGVPTDVRLAGIDDVGYATLLPVPLTTMHQPCREIGMAAMTAMLERTARPDMPVRDILLECPLVVRESCGAKL, from the coding sequence GTGCTTCCGCTCTCAACTCCGGCCAAATACCGGCAAGTTTTTGATACTCTTCGCCAGGAGATTCTGACTGGGAAATACCAGCCGGGTCAGCGTCTACCCAGCGAGGCGGAGCTTGTGAAGCGGTTTGGGGCTTCTCGGATTACGGTTGGACGCGCGGTGCGTGAGCTACAGCAGCGGCGGCTGGTAGATCGCAAGGCGGGCTCGGGTACGTATGTGCGCGGTGAGAGCGGGCAGGGGATGTCGTTTGGGCTGCTGATCCCCGACTTTGGCCGCACAGAAATCTTTGAGCCGATTTGCCATGGGATGGCGGATGCGCCCCAAGCCTCCAATCACGTGCTCATCTGGGGGCAGGGGACAGGTATGGCTGTGGCGGGGGACATGAGCAGGCAGGGCCGCGCTTTGCAGCTCTGTCAGCAGTATGTCTCGCGACGTGTGGCTGGCGTGTTCTTTGCGCCATTGGAGCGCCTGTCGCCCGATGATGACACCAATGTGCGCATCATGGCTGCGTTCGATCAGGCCGGCATTCCGGTCGTGTTGATTGACCGCGATCACCTGCCGTACCCCCAGCGCAGCCGCCATGATCTGGTGGGCATCGACAACCGCCGTGCGGGATTCCGCATCACTGCGCACCTGCTTGGGCTGGGAGCGCGGCGCATTGCGTTCGTGAGCTATCCTCATTCACCCTCCACCATTGGCGAGAGGCTGGCGGGGTATCGGGAGGCATTGCTCATGCGCGGTGTGCTGCCGGAGCCTGAACTGGTGCGTGAGCTGGAGGGTGACTCCGTCGAAGCCGCCACGGAAGTTGCGAAGTCGCTGGAGGTGGACGCGATCGTTTGTGGGAATGACCGCACGGCGGGTCGCTTGATGCAGGGGCTGGCGGCATGTGGACGGGGTGTTCCCACGGATGTGCGGCTCGCGGGGATCGATGACGTGGGCTACGCCACCTTGTTGCCCGTGCCGCTCACCACGATGCACCAGCCTTGTCGTGAGATTGGCATGGCGGCGATGACGGCCATGCTGGAGCGAACAGCCCGGCCGGACATGCCCGTGCGTGACATCCTGCTGGAGTGTCCGCTGGTGGTGCGTGAATCGTGTGGGGCGAAGTTGTGA
- a CDS encoding 3-hydroxyacyl-CoA dehydrogenase family protein: protein MTESSLSSSSTIPADIKRIGILGAGQMGAAAAVMFRRAGFEVRLWARREEKLRESKVALDAVESFLDEHFGTVDGSGGELHLEPSLVEVDATSDAVLECVVEDMGEKMDLLKQLKSCRQRDALVMTCTSALCISDMAAGSGMEPVLVGAHFWNPPHLIPVVEIIGGKDTPGMQVERAMALMKSVGKIPVKCADVPGFVGNRLMHAMWREALAMVDAGVCSAEDIDRVVKWTFALRLPALGPMENIDLVGVGLVHRVESYLFPHLATNAVPSDALSSRLKGGETGMDAGRGFYDWKERDAKATVVLRDRQIVRQLQFLREQGVFDNPQ from the coding sequence ATGACGGAATCCTCTCTCTCCTCTTCATCAACAATCCCGGCAGACATCAAGCGCATTGGCATCCTGGGCGCAGGTCAGATGGGCGCCGCAGCAGCGGTGATGTTTCGCAGGGCTGGATTCGAAGTGAGGCTGTGGGCTCGGCGCGAGGAGAAGCTTCGTGAATCCAAGGTCGCATTGGACGCCGTGGAGTCTTTCCTGGATGAGCATTTCGGAACCGTAGATGGCAGTGGTGGCGAGTTGCATCTGGAGCCTTCTCTCGTGGAAGTGGATGCCACGTCGGATGCGGTGTTGGAATGTGTGGTGGAGGACATGGGGGAGAAGATGGATCTCCTGAAACAACTGAAGAGCTGCCGCCAGCGTGATGCTCTGGTGATGACGTGCACGAGCGCTCTTTGCATCTCGGACATGGCTGCCGGCAGCGGCATGGAACCGGTGCTCGTGGGAGCACATTTCTGGAATCCACCTCATCTGATTCCGGTGGTGGAGATCATTGGAGGAAAGGACACTCCAGGCATGCAGGTGGAGCGCGCCATGGCTCTGATGAAGAGTGTGGGCAAGATTCCCGTGAAGTGTGCGGATGTACCTGGCTTCGTGGGGAATCGTCTCATGCATGCCATGTGGCGTGAGGCCCTGGCCATGGTGGATGCCGGGGTGTGCTCCGCGGAGGACATCGACCGCGTGGTGAAGTGGACCTTTGCCCTGCGCCTGCCTGCGCTGGGGCCGATGGAAAATATCGATCTGGTGGGAGTCGGTCTCGTGCACCGGGTCGAGTCGTATCTCTTCCCACATCTTGCCACGAATGCCGTGCCCTCGGATGCCCTGAGCTCACGATTGAAAGGCGGTGAGACCGGAATGGATGCGGGCCGGGGGTTCTACGATTGGAAGGAGCGCGATGCGAAGGCCACGGTGGTGCTCAGAGATCGTCAAATCGTGAGACAGTTGCAATTCCTCCGGGAACAGGGCGTTTTTGACAATCCTCAATAG
- a CDS encoding alpha/beta hydrolase, translating to MNIIPRFFLSLSIITLGLAQISAQEVERIRDVIYTKHDGVALTMDVFKPEKPNGAGIIKIISGGWKSNHKGISDGGWPQAGYTTFVVVHGTQPRFQVEEIVADLNRAVRFIRANAAQYGVDPNKLGVTGSSAGGHLSLMLATRGGAGNLKAEDPVDRESSSVNAVACFYPPTDYLNWFEDGDNAVGIGKLADYAGAFGPKCSTPEGREALGKDLSPIYWVHKGQPPIFIVHGDADPQVSITQAHRFFKKCGEVGTPCEIFIREGAGHGGWQEMTGDTARMTEWFDLQLLGKQPAKPFKLGISSGPSTPVKKPAATR from the coding sequence ATGAACATCATTCCCCGGTTCTTCCTTTCCCTTTCCATCATCACGCTGGGCCTGGCCCAGATCAGCGCGCAGGAAGTCGAGCGCATTCGTGATGTCATCTACACAAAGCACGATGGTGTGGCGCTGACCATGGATGTCTTCAAACCGGAGAAACCGAATGGTGCGGGCATCATCAAGATCATCAGTGGCGGATGGAAGTCGAACCACAAGGGCATCAGCGATGGTGGTTGGCCCCAGGCGGGATACACGACCTTCGTGGTGGTGCATGGCACGCAGCCGCGTTTCCAGGTGGAGGAAATCGTGGCGGACCTGAATCGCGCGGTGAGATTCATCCGCGCCAATGCCGCGCAGTACGGTGTGGACCCCAACAAACTTGGCGTCACTGGCAGCAGCGCAGGTGGGCATCTCAGCCTCATGCTGGCGACGCGCGGTGGTGCTGGCAACCTGAAGGCAGAAGACCCAGTTGACCGTGAAAGCAGCTCGGTGAATGCCGTGGCTTGTTTCTACCCTCCCACGGATTATCTGAACTGGTTCGAGGATGGCGACAATGCGGTGGGCATTGGCAAACTCGCCGACTATGCGGGTGCCTTCGGTCCGAAATGCTCGACACCTGAAGGCAGGGAGGCCTTGGGGAAGGATCTCTCACCCATCTACTGGGTGCACAAGGGACAGCCACCCATCTTCATCGTGCATGGTGATGCGGATCCGCAGGTGTCGATCACGCAGGCGCATCGCTTCTTCAAGAAGTGCGGTGAGGTGGGGACGCCGTGTGAGATCTTCATCCGCGAAGGCGCCGGTCACGGTGGCTGGCAGGAGATGACGGGGGACACCGCACGCATGACGGAGTGGTTTGATCTCCAGCTTCTGGGCAAGCAGCCGGCCAAGCCTTTCAAGCTGGGTATTTCCTCCGGGCCGAGTACGCCGGTGAAGAAGCCTGCGGCGACGCGCTGA